The following are encoded in a window of Chloroflexia bacterium SDU3-3 genomic DNA:
- a CDS encoding tetratricopeptide repeat protein, translating to MATMSLQGAYDQTRRWIESNDPERAIGLAQHILNYYPNNLEAYRILGEAYLASRQLDKAQEAFDRVLRSDPENIPAHVGLGISYERQGKLDRAVLEFEQAWEIRQDMTELRTQLQRLYTEAWGKEHAQVGISKAGLARLYAKGHMLPQAINEFRQVITEQPARQDAKVALAEALWRDGQENEAIAQSKDILAQRPESLKANLLLGYIYLAQGKPDGQRYWDTALQIDPYLTVGKVLFDTLPAGSEQNPELPEWDADEWLRQRELEKQPVPAATRPIPIAELETPVAAPQRTPQPAAVSAGNNDDFLAVLLAGTGATTAAAAAAAAAAAPKAAPSAPIDEITEPINANPFSLDDLDFGAGGAKEDDAPPLTPFSLSDLGLSDDEIEGITSSPSASEITQPGEFVADEPETAPFSLADLGLSDDEIASISDASVTESPAPSADEPEMAPFSLADLGLSDDEIASIDSASTTAPSADEPEMAPFSLADLGLSDDEIASISDASVTESPAPAADEPEMTPFSLADLGLSDDEIASIDSASTAAPSADEPEMAPFSLADLGLSDDEIASISDASVTESPAPAADEPEMTPFSLADLGLSDDEIASIDSASTAAPSADEPEMTPFSLADLGLSDDEIASIDSASTAAPAADEPEMTPFSLADLGLSDDEIASINAGQIGSATPDMPFGIPGQNPSSQQDDLPDDLLPFSFDELDLDNGGGGLPPSLQPFSLDDAPMGQPRSSSFIPPEPKFNRDEPSSEDDEDTIAQSGGYSWQQPTQRPRPAYVDPVTGERDPLMPDGESIFSKLKTRKEQEIDSFQPIEPPLSENFEETPNDRMIFSMDDISLRDDTAEGAAHEQLAAEAAATPSTPEASKPAHEDENVEDLSAGLSSGQIQPFSLADLGLSPEEIAALGLGGNSGAAQSFTSMLGDDEPAEAASATPSTPEPVIEAAPEAESPQADDFDFLSDDSLGALELVDEEPADEKPVAETHAEDDLAAGFDSLSPFSLSDLGLSQDEIDALGLDDQPEDTGLRITEEELKGLDMGGDIDLSEFQLSESTPATPEPEPEPEPLSSFDLDLNFDPEPEPEPEPAATGTGDPLLDRLLDLGTMQGYVDIADIIAGVENPEAEAERIEQIGQILHENNIKIFDGDEEVDMEAEYEVEEEEQADDLSQIDFADVRPTAEEPDMTPFSLSDLGLSDDEIASLGLGEPAPKTREPEPVADESDMTPFSLADLGLSEDEIADLGLNDIPETTPEPAAEPEMTPFSLADLGLSDDEIADLGLGDAPAATPAPADDEDEPEMTPFALSDLGLTEEELASLEPDLPETPKASASPSLDIGSFSLDDILAEPTPEEPKTPTPAPSRPVDTPPVAATPHIVEPAAQPTPAQQPTPIVQPRQSPGLSNSLSEQVPALGSYLKRLEQDPQNHALRLSLARISGQIGQAEAAIQQYKNIIRQNVLLDIVVDDLSDLISDTDDPHTLQRLHRLLGDAYSKQGRIDDAISEYNWIYGNN from the coding sequence ATGGCTACGATGAGCCTCCAAGGGGCCTATGACCAGACCCGGCGCTGGATTGAGAGCAACGATCCGGAGCGTGCCATCGGGCTAGCCCAGCACATCCTCAACTACTACCCGAATAACCTTGAAGCCTATCGTATCCTTGGCGAGGCCTATCTTGCCAGCAGGCAGCTCGACAAGGCTCAAGAAGCATTCGATCGTGTGCTGCGCTCAGACCCGGAAAATATTCCGGCCCACGTGGGCCTTGGCATCTCGTACGAACGGCAAGGTAAGCTCGATCGCGCAGTGCTGGAGTTCGAACAGGCCTGGGAAATTCGCCAGGACATGACGGAGCTGCGCACTCAGCTGCAGCGTCTCTACACCGAGGCTTGGGGCAAAGAGCATGCCCAGGTCGGAATCAGCAAGGCCGGCCTCGCGCGGCTCTACGCCAAAGGGCACATGCTGCCCCAGGCGATCAACGAGTTTCGCCAGGTGATCACCGAGCAGCCCGCTCGCCAGGATGCGAAGGTCGCGCTGGCCGAGGCGCTCTGGCGCGACGGCCAGGAAAACGAGGCCATCGCTCAATCCAAGGACATCCTGGCCCAGCGGCCCGAGTCGCTCAAGGCCAACCTGCTGCTCGGCTACATCTACCTCGCCCAGGGCAAGCCCGATGGCCAGCGCTACTGGGACACCGCCCTGCAGATCGACCCCTACCTGACGGTCGGCAAGGTGCTCTTCGACACGCTGCCCGCTGGCTCCGAGCAGAACCCCGAGCTGCCCGAGTGGGACGCCGATGAGTGGCTGCGCCAGCGCGAGCTTGAGAAGCAGCCCGTGCCCGCCGCCACGCGCCCCATCCCGATCGCCGAGCTAGAGACACCTGTCGCCGCGCCGCAGCGCACGCCGCAGCCCGCTGCCGTCAGCGCGGGCAACAACGATGACTTCCTGGCTGTGCTGCTGGCGGGCACTGGTGCCACCACCGCAGCTGCCGCAGCCGCAGCTGCCGCAGCCGCACCCAAGGCGGCCCCCAGCGCACCGATCGACGAGATAACCGAGCCGATCAACGCCAACCCCTTCTCGCTGGATGACCTAGACTTCGGCGCAGGTGGCGCAAAAGAGGACGACGCGCCGCCGCTCACGCCTTTCTCGCTCAGCGACCTGGGTCTCTCCGATGACGAGATCGAGGGCATCACATCCAGCCCGTCGGCAAGCGAGATCACCCAACCAGGTGAGTTCGTGGCCGATGAGCCGGAGACGGCGCCCTTCTCGCTCGCCGACCTTGGCCTCTCCGACGACGAGATCGCCAGCATCAGCGACGCCAGCGTGACCGAGTCTCCCGCGCCGAGCGCCGACGAGCCGGAGATGGCGCCTTTCTCGCTCGCCGACCTTGGCCTCTCCGACGACGAGATCGCCAGCATCGACAGCGCCTCTACCACCGCACCGAGCGCCGACGAGCCGGAGATGGCGCCCTTCTCGCTCGCCGACCTCGGCCTCTCCGACGACGAGATCGCCAGCATCAGCGACGCCAGCGTGACCGAGTCTCCCGCGCCTGCAGCCGACGAGCCGGAGATGACGCCCTTCTCGCTCGCCGACCTTGGCCTCTCCGACGACGAGATCGCCAGCATCGACAGCGCCTCTACCGCCGCACCGAGCGCCGACGAGCCGGAGATGGCGCCCTTCTCGCTCGCCGACCTTGGCCTCTCCGACGACGAGATCGCCAGCATCAGCGACGCCAGCGTGACCGAGTCTCCCGCGCCTGCAGCCGACGAGCCAGAGATGACGCCCTTCTCGCTCGCCGACCTTGGCCTCTCCGACGACGAGATCGCCAGCATCGATAGCGCCTCTACCGCCGCGCCGAGCGCCGACGAGCCGGAGATGACGCCCTTCTCGCTCGCCGACCTTGGCCTCTCCGACGACGAGATTGCCAGCATCGACAGCGCCTCTACCGCCGCGCCTGCAGCCGACGAGCCGGAGATGACGCCCTTCTCGCTCGCCGACCTTGGCCTCTCCGACGACGAGATCGCCAGCATCAACGCTGGGCAGATCGGCAGCGCCACACCCGACATGCCATTTGGCATCCCTGGCCAGAATCCAAGCAGCCAGCAAGATGACCTACCCGATGACCTGCTGCCATTCTCGTTCGACGAGCTTGACCTCGACAACGGTGGTGGTGGGCTTCCTCCATCGCTCCAGCCCTTCTCGCTGGATGATGCCCCGATGGGGCAGCCGCGATCGAGCAGCTTCATCCCGCCCGAGCCAAAGTTCAACCGCGACGAGCCATCGAGCGAAGACGACGAGGACACCATCGCGCAGAGCGGCGGGTATAGCTGGCAGCAGCCCACGCAGCGCCCTCGCCCCGCCTATGTCGACCCGGTGACCGGTGAGCGCGACCCGCTGATGCCGGATGGCGAATCTATCTTCTCCAAGCTGAAGACGCGCAAGGAGCAAGAGATCGACTCGTTCCAGCCGATCGAGCCGCCGCTCAGCGAGAACTTCGAGGAGACGCCAAACGACCGCATGATCTTCTCGATGGATGACATCTCGCTGCGTGACGACACAGCAGAAGGCGCGGCCCACGAGCAACTGGCTGCCGAGGCTGCCGCCACGCCGAGCACACCCGAGGCATCCAAGCCCGCACACGAAGACGAGAATGTGGAAGATCTGAGCGCTGGTCTCTCCAGCGGCCAGATCCAGCCGTTCTCGCTGGCCGACCTTGGGCTTAGCCCCGAGGAGATCGCCGCGCTGGGCCTGGGCGGCAACAGTGGTGCGGCCCAAAGCTTCACCAGCATGCTCGGCGATGACGAGCCTGCCGAGGCGGCCTCGGCCACACCAAGCACACCCGAGCCAGTGATCGAGGCAGCCCCCGAGGCCGAAAGCCCACAGGCCGACGACTTCGACTTCCTATCGGATGATTCGCTGGGCGCACTTGAGCTAGTGGATGAGGAGCCAGCGGATGAGAAGCCGGTGGCCGAGACCCACGCGGAAGATGACCTCGCCGCAGGATTCGACTCGCTCTCGCCTTTCTCGCTGAGCGACCTGGGCCTCTCGCAGGATGAGATCGACGCCCTTGGGCTTGACGACCAGCCCGAGGACACCGGCCTGCGCATCACCGAGGAAGAGCTCAAGGGCCTGGACATGGGCGGCGACATCGACCTGAGCGAATTCCAGCTCAGCGAGAGCACGCCAGCGACACCAGAGCCAGAGCCAGAGCCGGAGCCACTGTCAAGCTTCGATCTCGACCTCAACTTTGACCCCGAGCCGGAGCCAGAGCCAGAACCCGCCGCCACCGGCACCGGCGACCCTCTGCTGGATCGGCTGCTTGACCTGGGCACGATGCAGGGCTATGTCGATATTGCCGACATCATCGCTGGGGTTGAGAACCCCGAGGCCGAGGCCGAGCGCATCGAGCAGATCGGGCAGATCCTGCACGAGAACAACATCAAGATCTTCGATGGCGATGAGGAAGTGGACATGGAGGCCGAGTACGAGGTCGAGGAGGAAGAGCAAGCCGATGACCTCTCCCAGATCGACTTTGCCGATGTGCGCCCCACCGCCGAAGAGCCGGACATGACCCCGTTCTCGCTCAGCGACCTGGGCCTCTCCGATGACGAGATTGCCAGCCTGGGCCTGGGCGAGCCAGCCCCGAAGACCCGTGAGCCAGAGCCGGTGGCCGATGAGTCCGATATGACCCCGTTCTCGCTCGCCGACCTTGGCCTCTCCGAGGACGAGATCGCCGACCTGGGCCTCAATGACATCCCGGAGACCACCCCCGAGCCTGCCGCCGAGCCGGAGATGACCCCGTTCTCGCTGGCCGACCTTGGCCTCTCCGACGATGAGATCGCCGACCTAGGCCTGGGCGACGCACCTGCGGCAACCCCGGCCCCAGCCGACGATGAGGATGAGCCGGAGATGACCCCGTTTGCCCTGAGCGATCTGGGGCTCACCGAAGAGGAGCTTGCCAGCCTTGAGCCGGATCTCCCGGAGACGCCAAAGGCCAGCGCCAGCCCCTCGCTCGACATCGGCTCGTTCTCGCTCGATGACATCCTGGCCGAACCGACGCCCGAGGAGCCGAAGACGCCCACGCCTGCACCCAGCAGGCCGGTGGATACGCCGCCCGTGGCAGCGACCCCGCACATTGTTGAACCGGCGGCGCAGCCCACACCTGCGCAGCAGCCGACGCCGATTGTGCAGCCCCGGCAGAGCCCAGGGCTTTCCAACTCGCTTTCCGAGCAGGTGCCTGCCCTGGGCAGCTACCTGAAGCGGCTTGAGCAAGACCCCCAGAACCATGCGCTTCGGCTCTCGCTGGCGCGCATCAGTGGGCAGATCGGGCAGGCAGAGGCGGCTATTCAGCAGTACAAGAACATCATCCGCCAGAATGTACTGCTTGACATCGTCGTCGACGATCTGTCCGACCTGATTAGCGACACAGACGATCCGCACACGCTACAGCGGCTGCACCGCCTCCTCGGTGACGCCTACTCAAAGCAGGGGCGTATCGACGACGCAATTAGTGAGTACAACTGGATCTACGGCAACAACTAA
- a CDS encoding copper chaperone PCu(A)C → MKLHTILPTAALALALAACGSSTATAPAASTAAASSAADVKAGAISISSPWARASQMSGGMGSMATAEAGGMGSMATAEAGGMGDMDGGMGAAYMVIANSGSAADKLVSVSTDAAKTAEVHNVIEENGVMSMRPVEGGLEIPAGGSVTLKPGSYHLMLIGLTKPLVAGESITLKLTFATAGEVTVTAPIREK, encoded by the coding sequence ATGAAACTCCACACCATCCTGCCCACGGCAGCGCTCGCCCTGGCCCTGGCCGCATGTGGCAGCAGCACCGCCACCGCCCCAGCCGCCAGCACCGCCGCCGCATCCAGCGCCGCCGATGTGAAGGCAGGCGCGATCAGCATTAGCAGCCCCTGGGCGCGCGCCTCGCAGATGAGCGGCGGCATGGGCAGCATGGCCACCGCCGAGGCGGGCGGCATGGGCAGCATGGCCACCGCCGAGGCGGGCGGCATGGGCGACATGGATGGCGGCATGGGCGCGGCCTACATGGTCATCGCCAACAGCGGCAGCGCCGCCGACAAGCTGGTGAGCGTCAGCACCGACGCCGCCAAGACCGCCGAGGTCCACAATGTGATCGAGGAAAACGGCGTGATGTCTATGCGCCCCGTCGAGGGCGGGCTAGAGATCCCGGCGGGCGGCAGCGTCACGCTGAAGCCCGGCAGCTACCACCTGATGCTGATCGGCCTCACCAAGCCGCTGGTGGCGGGCGAGAGCATCACGCTCAAGCTCACCTTCGCCACCGCAGGCGAGGTCACGGTCACCGCCCCCATCCGCGAGAAGTAG
- a CDS encoding SCO family protein yields the protein MKRMPALILLALVSLLALSSCGQPYTFRSTVIEPAKPAPDFTLTDQNGQPFTLSQQKGNVVLLFFGFTSCPDVCPTTLADIAAARKQLGGDADRIKVALITVDPARDNQQKIGTYVHNYDSTFIGLTGTQEEIAPVMKSYGVTAIRRELPNSKLQYTMDHSAFIYVIDKDGNWRAMMPFGVTSEDIASDTRYLVNNS from the coding sequence ATGAAACGAATGCCCGCCCTGATCCTGCTCGCCCTGGTTAGCCTGCTCGCCCTCAGCTCGTGCGGCCAGCCCTACACCTTTCGCAGCACGGTGATCGAGCCAGCCAAGCCCGCGCCCGACTTCACCCTGACCGACCAGAACGGCCAGCCCTTCACGCTCAGCCAGCAGAAGGGCAATGTGGTGCTGCTGTTCTTCGGCTTCACATCCTGCCCCGATGTCTGCCCCACCACCCTGGCCGACATCGCCGCCGCCCGCAAGCAGCTCGGCGGCGACGCCGACCGGATCAAGGTCGCCCTGATCACCGTCGACCCCGCCCGCGACAACCAGCAGAAGATCGGCACCTACGTCCACAACTACGACTCCACCTTCATCGGCCTCACCGGCACCCAGGAGGAGATCGCGCCGGTGATGAAGTCGTACGGCGTCACCGCCATCCGCCGCGAGCTGCCGAACTCGAAGCTGCAGTACACCATGGACCACTCGGCATTCATCTATGTGATCGACAAAGACGGCAACTGGCGGGCGATGATGCCATTCGGCGTGACATCCGAGGACATCGCCAGCGACACCCGCTACCTTGTGAACAACTCCTAG
- a CDS encoding pyridoxal-phosphate dependent enzyme — translation MTLVDSVDFAAVQDAADRLKGIAHRTPIFTSRSLNQATGLEIVLKCENFQRGGAFKFRGAYNTISRLEGCRSVVAFSSGNHAQGVALAAQLLGVQATICMPSDAPAVKVEGTRAYGAEVVFYDRMTEDRDEVAGRVAQQRGAPIVPPFNHPHIVAGAGTAALELIQDVPDLDALVTPVGGGGLISGSALAAHGLRPDMPVLGVEPADGNDVALSLAAGHPVQIPPPRTIADGLRTQMPGDITFPIIQSHVAQVLTVTDDEIRTALRFLLLRMKLVVEPSSAVVVAAAMAGKLPAGPRRVGMIITGGNIDPEVLSSLWA, via the coding sequence ATGACGCTGGTCGATTCGGTCGATTTCGCGGCGGTGCAGGATGCCGCCGATAGGCTCAAGGGCATCGCCCACCGCACGCCCATCTTCACCTCGCGCTCGCTCAACCAGGCCACTGGCCTGGAGATCGTGCTGAAGTGCGAAAACTTCCAGCGCGGCGGCGCGTTCAAGTTTCGCGGGGCCTACAACACCATCAGCCGCCTGGAGGGTTGCCGCAGCGTGGTGGCCTTCTCGTCGGGCAATCACGCCCAGGGCGTGGCGCTGGCCGCGCAGCTGCTGGGCGTGCAGGCCACCATCTGCATGCCTAGCGACGCGCCCGCCGTGAAGGTGGAGGGCACCCGCGCCTATGGGGCCGAGGTGGTGTTCTACGACCGGATGACCGAGGATCGCGACGAGGTGGCGGGGCGGGTAGCCCAGCAGCGCGGCGCGCCGATCGTGCCGCCCTTCAACCACCCCCACATCGTGGCCGGGGCGGGCACCGCCGCGCTGGAGCTCATCCAGGATGTGCCCGACCTCGACGCCCTGGTGACACCTGTGGGCGGCGGCGGGCTGATCAGCGGCAGCGCGCTGGCGGCCCACGGCCTGCGCCCGGACATGCCGGTGCTCGGGGTCGAGCCAGCCGATGGCAACGACGTGGCCCTGTCGCTGGCGGCGGGCCACCCGGTCCAGATCCCGCCGCCCCGCACCATCGCCGATGGCCTGCGCACCCAGATGCCCGGCGACATCACCTTCCCGATCATCCAGTCGCACGTGGCCCAGGTGCTCACGGTGACAGATGACGAGATCCGCACGGCGCTGCGCTTCCTGCTGCTGCGCATGAAGCTGGTGGTCGAGCCGAGCAGCGCGGTGGTGGTGGCCGCCGCTATGGCGGGCAAACTGCCCGCCGGGCCGCGCCGCGTGGGCATGATCATCACCGGCGGCAACATCGACCCCGAGGTGCTGTCCAGCCTGTGGGCCTAG
- a CDS encoding DinB family protein, with protein MLRRSQCSPATSGSPHPQRRRKPMTQSEIAPVLDLLAAFPAVLRDLTRPLDDTTLRFKPEGEWSVIENVGHLIDIEGIWTGRFQQMLAAEQPTLQRFDVDELVRQRSYQQKQLSGLLGTFSEAREQTIEFLRGLKPLHLERTGVHPTYGIITLSQAIGIMSKHDYLHHDQIEKTVAQAKEK; from the coding sequence ATGCTGCGGCGGAGCCAGTGTTCACCAGCTACCAGCGGTAGCCCGCACCCCCAAAGAAGGAGAAAACCTATGACTCAGTCCGAGATCGCACCCGTGCTCGACCTGCTCGCCGCCTTCCCCGCCGTCCTGCGCGACCTCACTAGGCCGCTCGATGATACTACCCTGCGCTTCAAGCCCGAGGGCGAGTGGTCGGTGATCGAAAATGTGGGCCACCTGATCGATATCGAGGGCATCTGGACCGGGCGCTTCCAGCAGATGCTGGCCGCCGAGCAGCCCACGCTGCAGCGGTTCGATGTCGACGAACTGGTGCGCCAGCGCAGCTACCAGCAGAAGCAGCTGTCCGGGCTGCTGGGCACCTTCAGCGAGGCTCGCGAGCAGACCATCGAGTTCCTGCGCGGCCTGAAGCCGCTGCACCTGGAGCGCACCGGCGTGCACCCCACCTACGGCATCATCACGCTCTCGCAGGCCATCGGCATCATGTCCAAGCACGACTACCTCCACCACGATCAGATCGAGAAGACCGTGGCCCAGGCGAAGGAGAAATAG
- a CDS encoding pyridoxal-phosphate dependent enzyme — protein sequence MSLDLASIEAARSRIAPHTRHTPLLPLPALRGDMPPNLRLKLENLQVSGSFKARGAFNHLLQLAPEQRQRGVVAASGGNHGVAVAYAASRLGLPATIYLPEQASADRVARIAAWGAQVVPYGRNWDDAHQQAMAHAQAQGSPYIHPFDAQRTLEGTGTLGLELLDDLPELDCVVVAIGGGGLISGLSAAIKQLRPHVRIIGVEPVGAASMSAALQAGRVRELPATHTIADTLAPRAVSERTLALTRQYVDEVVLVEDAQMVAGMRWLWAEANQLVEPAGAAVVAAIQAGLDLAAYHAPVALICGGNAAAEPVFTSYQR from the coding sequence ATGAGCCTCGATCTCGCCAGCATCGAGGCGGCCCGCAGCCGCATCGCGCCCCACACTCGCCACACGCCGCTGCTGCCCCTGCCAGCCCTGCGCGGCGACATGCCGCCCAACCTGCGGCTGAAGCTGGAGAATCTGCAGGTCAGCGGCTCGTTCAAGGCGCGCGGCGCGTTCAACCACCTGCTCCAGCTCGCCCCCGAGCAGCGCCAGCGCGGCGTGGTCGCGGCCTCGGGCGGCAACCACGGTGTGGCGGTGGCCTACGCCGCCAGCAGGCTGGGCCTGCCCGCCACAATCTACCTGCCCGAGCAGGCCAGCGCCGACCGCGTGGCCAGGATCGCGGCCTGGGGCGCGCAGGTGGTGCCCTACGGGCGCAACTGGGACGACGCCCACCAGCAGGCCATGGCCCACGCCCAAGCCCAGGGCAGCCCGTACATCCACCCCTTCGACGCCCAGCGCACCCTGGAGGGCACCGGCACGCTCGGCCTGGAGCTGCTGGATGACCTGCCCGAGCTTGACTGCGTGGTGGTGGCCATCGGCGGCGGCGGCCTGATCAGCGGCCTGTCCGCCGCGATCAAGCAGCTGCGGCCCCACGTGCGCATCATCGGCGTCGAGCCGGTGGGCGCGGCATCCATGAGCGCGGCGCTCCAGGCCGGGCGCGTGCGCGAGCTGCCCGCCACCCACACCATCGCCGACACGCTCGCGCCGCGCGCGGTGAGCGAACGCACCCTGGCCCTGACCCGCCAGTACGTGGATGAGGTGGTGCTAGTGGAGGATGCCCAGATGGTCGCGGGCATGCGCTGGCTATGGGCCGAGGCCAACCAGCTGGTGGAGCCAGCTGGCGCGGCGGTGGTGGCGGCCATCCAGGCGGGTCTGGATCTTGCAGCGTACCATGCCCCGGTGGCTCTGATCTGCGGCGGCAATGCTGCGGCGGAGCCAGTGTTCACCAGCTACCAGCGGTAG
- a CDS encoding DUF1211 domain-containing protein: MTIRHKSSRILSTYVEDVEDSEKRTPSAERLVAFSDAVIAIVITLLVLEIKVPHVEEGGNAALTMALLNQWPSYLSFIVSFMIIGVTWANHHTMFAHIKRTDHMFLLINLLFLFWIAAIPFASALLGEYIQRPEEQTAAVVYGGVLTIGGVFFNLIWVYATGPSNLVDRKSNPVHLRALRHSFMFGPVLYFLVTLVAFWNVEVSLACYILLGLLYAMPLASFRHLLQPRSA, translated from the coding sequence ATGACCATCAGGCACAAAAGCTCGCGGATTCTGTCCACCTATGTCGAGGATGTGGAAGACTCGGAAAAGCGCACGCCCTCGGCGGAGCGCCTTGTGGCCTTTAGCGATGCGGTGATCGCGATCGTGATCACGCTGCTGGTGCTTGAGATCAAGGTGCCCCATGTGGAGGAGGGCGGCAACGCCGCGCTGACCATGGCGCTGCTGAACCAGTGGCCGTCATACCTGAGCTTTATCGTCAGCTTTATGATCATCGGCGTGACATGGGCCAACCACCACACCATGTTCGCCCACATCAAGCGCACCGATCATATGTTCCTGCTGATCAATCTGCTCTTTCTGTTCTGGATCGCGGCCATCCCGTTCGCCTCGGCCCTGCTGGGCGAATACATCCAGCGCCCCGAGGAGCAGACGGCGGCGGTGGTGTATGGCGGCGTGCTGACGATCGGCGGTGTGTTCTTCAACCTGATCTGGGTCTACGCCACCGGCCCGTCCAATCTGGTCGATCGCAAGAGCAACCCGGTGCATCTGCGCGCGCTCAGGCACTCGTTTATGTTTGGGCCTGTGCTGTACTTTTTGGTCACGCTGGTGGCCTTCTGGAATGTGGAGGTGAGCCTGGCGTGCTACATACTGCTGGGCCTGCTCTACGCCATGCCGCTGGCCTCGTTCCGGCACCTGCTGCAGCCGCGCAGCGCCTAA
- a CDS encoding SpoIIE family protein phosphatase — protein sequence MPGEFGYLLVVHHHFEIYDSLRAHLESSGYTMICIPEAQQALSMLRKQPSDLVLIALDLPDMRGSDLLTAIKSDPDLHAIPVMMITEHSNSPHLEECLSLGAYDHIHPSMSPMLQQARIRMCLQYGLMHNPTRVNPEKEVLLIKIEHDLQIGQDIQSDFLPRDLPDFPTWQIADFYKPAREVGGDLYDVFTTMHDQYICLIIGDVCDKGVGAALFMALFRSLFRAAAQQQIPASPDQPPYPGDQESQVLYDTFNLVNNYVIDNHGDKGYFATLFFGILNPSDGSLFYVNGGHVPALIVGDQGIKHRLTPTGPAVGIIPNTTFDIQRIQLDPGDILFTYTDGVTDARNPERRLFGEQRLIEMLHTGVSAADLVTQISTQLALHIGNAEQYDDITMLVVEHMAPGSLTHVMPR from the coding sequence ATGCCTGGTGAATTTGGCTATCTGCTGGTGGTACACCACCACTTCGAGATCTACGACTCGCTGCGCGCCCACCTGGAATCCTCGGGCTACACCATGATCTGCATCCCCGAGGCTCAGCAGGCCCTGAGCATGCTCCGAAAGCAGCCGAGCGACCTAGTGCTGATCGCGCTCGATCTGCCCGACATGCGCGGCAGCGACCTGCTGACGGCGATCAAGAGCGACCCCGACCTTCACGCCATACCCGTGATGATGATCACCGAGCATTCCAACAGCCCCCACCTGGAGGAGTGCCTGTCGCTGGGTGCCTACGACCACATCCACCCCTCGATGAGCCCCATGCTGCAGCAGGCCCGCATCCGCATGTGCCTGCAGTACGGCCTGATGCACAACCCCACCCGCGTCAACCCCGAGAAAGAGGTGCTGCTGATCAAGATCGAGCACGATCTGCAGATCGGGCAGGACATCCAGTCCGACTTCCTGCCGCGCGACCTGCCCGACTTCCCCACCTGGCAGATCGCCGATTTCTACAAGCCCGCCCGCGAGGTCGGCGGCGATCTCTACGATGTGTTTACCACCATGCACGATCAGTATATCTGCCTGATCATCGGCGATGTCTGCGACAAGGGCGTGGGCGCGGCCCTGTTCATGGCGCTGTTCCGCAGCCTGTTCCGCGCCGCCGCCCAGCAGCAGATCCCTGCCAGCCCCGATCAGCCGCCCTACCCAGGCGATCAGGAGTCGCAGGTGCTCTACGACACCTTTAACCTGGTGAACAACTATGTGATCGACAACCACGGCGACAAGGGCTATTTTGCGACGCTCTTTTTTGGTATACTGAACCCATCCGACGGAAGCCTGTTCTATGTGAATGGTGGCCACGTGCCCGCGCTGATCGTCGGCGATCAGGGCATCAAGCACCGCCTTACGCCCACCGGCCCTGCGGTCGGCATCATCCCTAACACCACCTTCGACATCCAGCGCATCCAGCTCGACCCAGGCGACATTCTCTTCACCTATACCGACGGCGTCACCGACGCCCGCAACCCCGAGCGGCGGCTGTTTGGCGAGCAGCGCCTGATCGAGATGCTGCACACTGGCGTGTCGGCAGCCGACCTCGTGACCCAGATCTCCACCCAACTGGCGCTGCACATCGGCAACGCCGAGCAGTACGACGATATCACTATGCTGGTGGTCGAGCACATGGCCCCTGGCTCGCTGACCCACGTGATGCCGCGCTGA
- a CDS encoding ATP-binding protein, which yields MQPLTVAGNLDSLSAIAAYVQEAARVAMLDAKTSYRLRLAVDEIATNIITHGYGEHQIDGSITVSASLNGGSLTIVLDDTGVPFDPLAQPPPTSLAQALHTRTPGGLGIYLARHAIDTFAYRRAGSHNYNSFTVSAPVAT from the coding sequence ATGCAACCGCTCACCGTCGCTGGCAATCTCGACTCGCTCTCCGCCATCGCGGCCTATGTGCAGGAGGCCGCGCGCGTGGCCATGCTCGATGCGAAGACCTCGTATCGGCTGCGGCTGGCGGTCGACGAGATCGCCACCAATATCATCACCCACGGCTATGGCGAGCACCAGATCGATGGCTCGATCACGGTGTCGGCGTCGCTGAATGGCGGCAGCCTCACCATCGTGCTCGACGACACGGGGGTGCCGTTCGACCCGCTGGCGCAGCCGCCCCCCACCAGCCTGGCCCAGGCCCTGCACACCCGCACCCCTGGTGGGCTGGGCATCTACCTAGCGCGGCACGCGATCGACACGTTCGCCTACCGCCGCGCGGGCAGCCACAACTACAACTCGTTCACTGTCTCGGCCCCGGTGGCCACCTGA